In Actinomycetota bacterium, the DNA window GGAAGCCCGTCGATGAAGCGTATACGGTCGTCGCCGTCGTCGATGCGGCGCGCCACGACCTTCTCCATCGTTCCCCGGAGGTCGGCGAGCGTCGCGCCCAAACGGTTCGGCGCTTCCTCTGCGTCGGCTCTGAGGATCGGCGAGGCGACCAGGATCGGCGTCTCGGGATGTCCTTGACGGACGACGCTCAAGAAGGCGTCGGTGATCTCGCGGAACATGCCGATCGAGTGGGGGATCCGCTGCCAGCAATTGGTCCCGTGTGTGATCGATATGACGGCCGCGTCGAGCTCCGCGATGTGCTCGGCCGACACGATCTCACCGCGCGCCGACCCCGCGTAGCCGAGATTGAGAACGTCGAGCCCCTGCTCGCGCCCGGCGATCGCGGGCCACGCGTACGCGGCCCGGCTCGCAAGCCATCCTTCGGCTATCGAGTCGCCGTAGCAGAGCCATCGGGGCTGCAGCGGCGCGGGCTCGATCTCGCCGCCGACGCCGGCGACGTCGCGGAGCGCGGGCCGCATCCCTTCCGGCAGATAGACGATCGCAGGCTCGTCCGCGGAACCCGATCCCATGCTCAGGCGCACGGTTCCCTCGGGATGCTCGGCCTTCTCCTCGTCCACCGGCGTGCCGCCGCGCCAGAGCTGGAACGTCACGCCGGCCTCGCCGCGGATCCCCGAGTCCGCGCCGCGCGTCTCGTAGGAGATCTCGACCTGCTCGGCGTCGCCGACGAGCTCGAGCCGCACGCCGACCGGGATCTGCGCCTGCGTCCAGGTGTCGACCGGGAGCCGGAACGCGTCCGATGGCTTCGCGCGCGGGTACGGCACCTTGGGCGTGCCGGGCCAGGCCTGGCCGCGGATGAACGGGTCGGGCTCCATCGGCTTAGGGGGTCGCGTAGCCGAACTTCGCGATGACGCCCCCGTCGACGATCAGCGTCTGACCGTTGACGAACGAGCTCAGGTCGCTCGACAGGTAAAGGATCGCACTCGCGACGTCCGACGGGA includes these proteins:
- a CDS encoding SGNH/GDSL hydrolase family protein, with product MEPDPFIRGQAWPGTPKVPYPRAKPSDAFRLPVDTWTQAQIPVGVRLELVGDAEQVEISYETRGADSGIRGEAGVTFQLWRGGTPVDEEKAEHPEGTVRLSMGSGSADEPAIVYLPEGMRPALRDVAGVGGEIEPAPLQPRWLCYGDSIAEGWLASRAAYAWPAIAGREQGLDVLNLGYAGSARGEIVSAEHIAELDAAVISITHGTNCWQRIPHSIGMFREITDAFLSVVRQGHPETPILVASPILRADAEEAPNRLGATLADLRGTMEKVVARRIDDGDDRIRFIDGLPIVAESQLSDGIHPNDEGHRAIAAALGPVVREMIG